Proteins from a genomic interval of Quercus robur chromosome 9, dhQueRobu3.1, whole genome shotgun sequence:
- the LOC126698796 gene encoding ras-related protein RABA5b encodes MDEHSSGGEEYLLKIVLIGDSAVGKSNLLSRFARNEFDTNSKATIGVEFQTQAVEIDGKEVKAQIWDTAGQERFRAVTSAYYRGAVGALIVYDITRTTTFDSVKRWLDELTTHCDTTMARMLVGNKCDLENIRAVSVEDGKSLAEAEGLFFMETSALDSTNVEAAFEVVIREIYNNISRKVINSDSYKAELSGNRVSLVNGDSSKQSQMFSCCAK; translated from the exons ATGGATGAGCATTCTTCAGGCGGTGAGGAGTACTTGTTGAAGATAGTTCTCATTGGTGACTCTGCTGTTGGCAAGTCCAACTTGCTGTCACGCTTCGCTCGAAACGAGTTTGATACTAACTCCAAGGCCACCATTGGTGTCGAGTTCCAGACCCAGGCTGTGGAAATCGATGGGAAGGAGGTGAAAGCCCAGATCTGGGACACTGCTGGGCAAGAGCGTTTCAGGGCTGTCACTTCTGCTTACTATAGAGGCGCTGTGGGTGCTCTCATTGTCTACGATATCACTCGTACCACCACTTTTGACAGTGTCAAAAGATGGCTCGATGAACTCACAA CTCATTGTGATACCACAATGGCAAGAATGCTGGTTGGGAACAAGTGTGATTTGGAGAATATTAGAGCTGTAAGTGTAGAGGACGGCAAAAGCCTAGCAGAAGCAGAAGGACTGTTCTTTATGGAGACATCTGCACTTGATTCCACTAATGTTGAAGCTGCATTTGAGGTTGTCATCCGGGAGATTTACAACAATATCAGCAGAAAAGTCATTAATTCCGATTCTTATAAGGCTGAGTTATCTGGGAATCGAGTAAGCCTGGTTAATGGAGATTCATCAAAGCAAAGTCAGATGTTCTCTTGTTGTGCTAAATGA
- the LOC126698795 gene encoding cysteine-rich repeat secretory protein 55-like → MNLGVSLLQRRSMTLNYKILLFLALCICNSESADPLGQFCNIGSGSQISANIDRLLAELVSKTPSYGFIATSYGKNPYQVFGLAQCRGDVSSTDCSSCIQDAAKQIRQRCPYQADARIWYDYCFLRYNTKNFTGEIDTSNGILYGNVETVTDPDTFNKELETLFDQIRAQAVETRNEGLGKGKTKLSTFVTLYALVQCTRDLALVDCAQCLAVAAGNFEKFCKDRKGCRVLYSSCYVRYELYPFFFPLIFKPNHTLADTVMAILP, encoded by the coding sequence ATGAATCTTGGTGTGAGCTTGCTACAAAGGAGAAGTATGACtttgaattacaaaattcttcTCTTCCTAGCTCTATGCATTTGTAATTCTGAATCTGCAGATCCCTTGGGGCAGTTTTGCAATATTGGTAGTGGTAGCCAAATATCAGCTAATATTGATCGCTTATTAGCTGAATTGGTTTCCAAAACCCCCTCCTATGGTTTTATTGCTACTTCATATGGTAAAAACCCATATCAAGTTTTTGGCCTGGCTCAATGTAGAGGTGATGTGAGCAGTACAGACTGCTCAAGTTGCATCCAAGATGCAGCAAAGCAAATCCGCCAACGTTGTCCCTACCAAGCCGATGCAAGAATTTGGTATGACTATTGCTTTTTACGTTATAACACTAAAAACTTCACTGGAGAAATTGATACATCTAATGGTATATTATATGGGAATGTGGAAACTGTAACTGATCCTGATACTTTTAACAAAGAACTAGAAACTCTGTTTGATCAGATTAGAGCACAAGCTGTTGAGACTAGGAATGAAGGGCTTGGGAAAGGTAAGACCAAGTTGTCAACATTTGTGACACTCTATGCATTGGTGCAATGCACAAGAGACCTGGCTTTGGTAGATTGTGCGCAGTGTCTGGCTGTTGCTGcgggaaattttgaaaaattttgcaaagaCCGTAAAGGATGCAGAGTTCTATATAGCAGTTGTTATGTCCGATATGAGCTCTATCCATTCTTCTTTCCTCTTATTTTCAAGCCAAACCATACTCTGGCTGATACTGTTATGGCCATACTGCCATAG